One window from the genome of Leptolyngbyaceae cyanobacterium encodes:
- a CDS encoding chlorophyll a/b-binding protein gives MTNTPKTANPYETQFQRKYSEFATKFEFGSNPSAEIWNGRLAMVGFLIALIVELTTGEKFINFLGF, from the coding sequence ATGACTAATACACCAAAAACCGCCAATCCCTACGAGACTCAATTTCAACGCAAATATAGTGAGTTTGCTACTAAATTTGAGTTTGGCTCAAACCCCAGCGCTGAAATTTGGAATGGTCGTTTAGCGATGGTAGGGTTTTTGATTGCACTGATTGTTGAATTGACCACTGGTGAAAAGTTTATTAACTTCTTGGGTTTCTAA